The DNA sequence cacccCAAAAGAGAGATAAAGTCGTGTATATATAGGTTAAATCAAATGGCTCGGACCACACAAATTAAATACAAAGGGATCGacatttaattttaataatttttttgtgACATTCATTGAAGGGGAGTCTTGGAGCAACAATAAAGTTGTCTCTATGTGACCTACCTCGGGTTCGAACCGTGAAATTAATCACTAATACTTTATTAGGGTAGGTTGTTGCCTACATTACACCTCTTGGGATGCGGCCTTTCTCTTGTATGAATGTAGGATGTTTCGTGCACCAAACTGTTCTTTTTTATGACATTTATTACTTATTTACCAAGGGTAAAACGTTTTAGAGCATATTTCACCTATTAACTTTGGGTAGTTGAAAAAATCTAAGCCTTTAGAGGTACCTCTATATGGCCTTGTTGCCCATATCAATCCTCTTTGAGTATATTCTCATATCCCTTATATGTACTCCCACCTACCGACAAAGCAAGCAAAACGTGTTAAATTGACAAGGCATGTGAAAGTATATCGTATACTTTGGCATATGCATGCATACCTAACGAAATTGCACCAACGTACAAGAGAATTCATCAACCTAAGATCTTCTAATCTTATGttgtaaattttatatattaaatgGTTCACATAAATTTTTTAATGGTGATGTTCGAGTTAACTTTTTCGTATGCTTCTGACTATTTACTAGCAACCGATCCATTAGGGGTATAGTTAACAGTTAGAGTAGAAGATTAATTTCTATGGTATAATAATTAATCAGCTTCTCTTACCAATTAAGATCACATTAGTTTGAGAGTGAAATGTAAACCTTAACAATTGCAATTTGACTGCAAAGTAGATTATGAAAGTAATCACCAGGTTTAAGATACATGTTAATGAACTCTTGATAAAAGAAAATTTGCTTCATTTCATGTCCCATAATGCAAACACGGTTTAGAATATTAATCATTATAAGAGATCATAAACATGAGTTAATCAAATTCTACACACAATTCTAATCAAGGAACTCATCCAAATCGAGCCGGGGTTCAAACTCACGACATGCGCCTAAGTACGTATTGTTAGCTGTATAGAAACTAAGAGCAGTAATGTTAGAAACAAGACGTTGATCTTATTTCTTCAATTTAGCTCTGTGCTATTGTAAGTCTGTAACAACACCAGAGCTttgaaaattccagcagctgaaACTACATATGGGTCTTCACATGCTAGAAACTGCAAaatctctgcacaaaaatatataaacACAGAGGCGGTCTACCTTGGAATTTTCATACATTCCTTTGCCCGAGGAACATATTATCTTTCAAAACAAATTGAAGGTTTAACATAACGGTAGTAATATATAGTCTATGGATCAAACAGAGAACTAAAACAGAGGCCATAATTGAAGCGTGTGATGTCTATATTCTAATTTCTAACCAAGATGAATTTACATGCGAGATAAGCACCTATCCGAAAAGATAATGTGGTCCAAATCCTGGCTAGATTCATCAATATCTCTCCTTCCACCCGAGGGTGTAGTCTAAACGATCAATAATGTGAGAAGAAATCAAGGGAGACCAAGATCAAATCGCATCAGAGATAATAAAACCTTAACGTTAGGTGATTTCTGATCATCTATCCGAGTCCTGATGAATATAGTTTTTCGATACAAACattataaaatgaaaagattctCATAAATATCCAAATCTTACAAGAAACGCCATCTGTCCACATTATACACAAGGTCCCCAGTAGTCCAGAACATCAAATCAAAATCATACAAGTGACAAGTTGTGGGAAAGGAGAGGACCACTTGCTTCTAAAAAGGAATACTTTCCAACATACAGAATGACAAACAAATTATAGTGTCACAACTTGTAACACTATAGATGGAGCTGCACATCATTGTTCATTCTTTTCAAAGATATAATATATACACCTGTTAACATCCTATATAATTGTTAATTCTAGTCCTTAACCTTCTTCCATTTCAGCTAAAAGCAGATTATACTAGGCTACCAATATCATTATATCATTTCCCCTAGATTAGCAGTCATAACAATGCAAAAAATCATTCACACGGGGAGCCTTGGGCTTGACTgataaagttgttgccatgtgaccaggaagGTCATGGGTTCAGGCCgtgaaaacagcctcttgcagaaatgcacgGTAAGACTGCGCACAATAAAACCTTGTGGTCCGGCTCTTCTCTGGATCCCGCGCATAGCGAGAGCTTAATGCACTGGGCTGCCCTTTTTTGATTTTGCACCGGGTGTCCGAGTCTCTTTGAGCCCCGACTAATCCCgggggtgcacaggccctcggcaaggagtttcccgcaagtgcaccacaattaattcaggttttacccagtccgatggccctcagaaattgtttgcacccagtgggtttcgaacttgagaccttgaaagggagcaaaccccaaggctcaagtCAATTGCCACCAGGCCAACCCCTGAGGGTTCACTGGGCTGCCCTCTTATGGGGCACGTTAACATTAACAGGGAGTTAGACACCTAATAGCAGCATTCACTAATTACATTTAAAGACTTAGAAGTTTAAGAACTGCACTAATCCATAGTGCATCAAGACATGCTGATATTAACGCAaaacaagtacaacagcaacaaaaaACCCAGTATATTCCGACAAATGAGATATGAGGAGGATAATATGTAAGCAGACCCTTCCCTTGAGAAAAGAGAGATACTATTTTCGATAGACGGCTCAAAGAAAGAATTAAGGCTAAACAAGTACTATATAATTCAAGAAGCGCTTAGGATCTTTCAACATGATATGCAGGGAACAATTTACCATCATAAAAGTATAGCCATATTACCATGAACCAGAAGATTCAAATATATAATAGTTAAAAAAAAGGACAGCCCAGTTCACAAAGCATCCCGTGTTCACACAGGGTTCGGAGAAGGGCCGCATCACAAAGGATGTAATGTAGGCGGCCTAtggctgattccacggctcgaacccgaaACCTATAGGTCACGCGAAGACAACTTGACCGTTGTTCCAAGGCTCCCTTCAGATTCAAATATAATGGTATTGAGCATATACATAATACAATCAGGTGACAACAGAACTTAGATGAATCTCAAATCAGCTCACAGATACTCAAAAATGCTAAACCATGCAAAAATGATATAATCAAGAACCTCAAAGCAGTCACAGATAGTAAGAAATGCTAAACCATGCCAAAAATGATATATCAAGAAATAGCATAAAAATTTGTTCATCAATGAGCCATTTCAAAGATAGCAACTTTGAGGCAAAAATACCCCAAACCATTCAATATATTAGTTGGCACAAAAAGCACCACATTTTTTTCACTTGCCACATAAATATTTCAGCAAGATAACAACCTAATACCTCAGCTGAATAATATTAGTAAAAAAATATGATTCCTAAAAAGATAACAAACTGATCTAAATTCCAACCTTAATCCTATTTATTACTCCTTATTAGTAACAGAAACACCAAGTTTTCCAGCCACAATAACAGTTGTAGCCATATCAATAAACATACCATGCTCAACAACACCAGCAAGTCTCAAAATAGCATCACTAGCAGCTTTCAAATCTCCCATATCTTTCTTGAAATACAAATCAATAATATAATTACCATTATCAGTAACATAAGCTTCACCATCTTCTCCAACAGTTCTCAATTTCCCAACACAACCAGCTTCAATAAACAACATCTCAAGCCTTTTAAGTGTAAATTCCCAACAAAAGGGAACAATCTCAACAGGCATAGCAAGTCCACTACCACCTAAATAATTCACCAATTTTGACTCATCAACTATAACAATAAATTTCTTTGAAGCAGCTTCAACCATTTTTTCTCTAAGTAATGACCCTCCTCTACCTTTGACCAAATTCATTTCTTGGTCAACTTCATCAGCACCATCAATTGATAAATCAACAATTGGATGTTTATTCAGATCTGATAATGGTATACCAAGTGAAACAGCTTGTTCATGTGTAATCTTGGAAGTTGGTATTCCTATAATGTTTTTTAATTTTCCAGTGTGTAATAATTCAGCTATTTTGTCTACAGCATGTTTTGCTGTTGAACCTGTGCCTAAACCAACAACCATACCTGACTCAACAAATTCAACCGCTTTATATGCTGCAACTTTTTTAAGCTCATCTTGTGATAAATTGACAGAAGAAACTGAAACCATTAATGAAGGTTCCACCTTTTTGGGTTTGAAAAATTGAGGGTAAGCAATAGCCATTATTATTAAAATGGTAATTGCTAAAACCAATAGAAAAAAAATCAAGAATTgaagagaataagaaaaagaatGGATCTTTAACACAAAATGTTAAAGGGGTTGAAGTGAGATGAAGAATGAAACTATTAGAGGGTATATATAGATGAAAAATTGAGCaaaaagaaaatgtgaaatgaaTTGggggaaaaagaaagaagaaatctgAATAAAAGGGTCTttttaaaaaaagagaaaatggacaAAAGATATGAATGAGGTGATAAAGATTGGAACTTGTGTGGAGGAGAGAAGAGGGGGACGGAAAAGGAAGATTTTTTTTCCTGTGTGTTACATTTGTTAGGGTTTAGGGCAGAATTTATAGGTAAATTAAGAAGGAATAAGGAGGAGGAGGGAGAAGAGAGGATTCGTGGGAAGGAGGAGGCGTGACAGAATCCTCGAACCAATAAACTACTAGCAtccatattatttttatgtaaataGCATCACTCGCtagtttaaattaaaaataattaattcatataatatatgtataatttgtGTATAATATATTTATAGGGGGCCGTTTGTTAAggtttataaaataatattattgaatATCGTATATTAGTAATGTTTGAATTAATAATGTTGAGATTAGATATGCtgagattattttttatttactgtTTGATTTGGTATATTAAAGGTTTTGAAAGGACAATCCTATCTTTATACATGTTTATCTatgtattaaaaattataatattactaATGCCATTGTTTGCTATATATAACTAATTATTGAAAAACACTACCAAACAAggtaaaaataattttcttaatacATCCTATTAAACGATCCCTAATGTATATAATTTATGCACATGAATTAAGAAAAGTAAATAGTAAATTCGACCGGCTATTAATGTAAAGATCATATTACTTAATTAAATGTAATAACCATTCCAGATTGGGGATTCACTAGCATAATTAATTCAGACTTTTTTCTTAACGTATAACTATTTGGGGATGGTTGTATTGGTTCTATTGACGCGATTAATTTGAATTTTTTATGACATATTATTCAATATTTGGATTCCGCTGACAAGATTAATATGTATTTAGGACACGTAACATTATAAAATGGAATAGTCCCTACCATgtattttttacttttaaaattCAAACATGAAACATTTGATTAAAAGTAAATGAATTTTAACCCTCAATCACGTTCCTTGGCTATCTCATTCATAGATTATTGATGGATTtactatttttcttctttctcttccctTTCCATTTATTGAAAATGGCAAGTGGTTATTAATGTTTAATGACCTTTTCACTCTCAGTTGACTATGATATATTTTCTTTTggtcaaagaaaagaaaaaagaacgcCTCTTAAGAATATTGTTTTAATTTAAAATCGTTTTCCCCTTAATTTCTTTTGGTAGCAGGTAGAAAGTGTTGCATACTTAATACTACGTTTTTTTTGGGTCCAAATACTTAATACAAATAAATAAAACTAGCATTTCACTAACAGATTTTAGAGTAGATAAATGTTCTAAATTCGAGTTTTACCGCACatgttaataaaaatatttctGCATATTTGATCAATTAAAGAATCAAGAGTACACATTGAAGAAATATGCTACTTAATACATATTACTAAAAGCATCTTATCTCTAATACAAATAAAGAAATAATCCAGTTCATATgtcaaaaaggaaaaagaagaggaagataagaAGCATATATACTATGCATTTCCTCTGGCCTTGGCCTTTACTAAAACTTTAAAAGCAAATCAATAAAAGTGAAATTGCACCAATATTTTTCTACGTAGTTGGAAATAAGATGAGAAATTTCAACTCTCACGTTGTAATCAACATCAAACTTGCATGTATTTATTCTTATTCTCCAAAATCCACTTTGCTCAAAGTTAAAGCTAAAGCACTTTCAAAGGTTGCAAGAAAGCCACCAATCCCTTGAATTTGGGCATTAAAAATTTCCCCTTTTTGTTCTCTTTGCTTATTTTCTGTATGAAATGATATCCTCCTTTGGTTTTCATAATAAAATTCTATAGGAAAGTGACTAGCAAAAATAAGTGTGGCTAACTATGTCATTTGTGCGATTTAACCGAATAAGATATAAGGAATTATATAACGTTTACATGGGGCTATTTTATGCTGTTAGGATTTCTCATTGAAAAGGAAATTTAGATGATTCTACGTAGTTAAATGGAAGAAAAACAAGAAAGGAATAATTTGACCAGGGCACTAATAAAGATTTTGATGTTCTTTTGTTGTACAAGTACTCCATCCGTTTACTTTTACGAGTCCACTataccaaaaatatatttttaattttacttGTACGCTACACTAAATCAAGAGAAAgacaatctttttttttcttcatattttatccttatcattaactactcatTCCTCAAATCATTTCCCAAGACTTTTGGAAATGATAATATTATTATaggtaaaattataaaatatatatttcacttATTGTTTCTTAAGGGGTGTGAAAAGTTCAAAGTGAACGAAGGGAGTAATATATTTTttagaaatattttattttcttctttgtttgGCAAAATACTGTGTTCTTCTAACTCCCTTTAATTCTTAACAATCTTCAACTCAGAAAGTCTGAATATTAGCGTACAAACGTATAGCTCAAACTAATTATTGTAAGTTGTAATCACCAATTTTTTAATCAGAAATTTCAGGTTCGAGCTTTGAAAGGAAATCGACTTTGGTAAGAAGCGTTTTGCCTTTCAATTTCCCAACACGAATTTGGATTAATCAAGCTACAAAACAAATACCAATTAAATACCAgataagaaattaaaaaaaaaaaaaaacagtcaTCAATTTAAAGTTATTGCTACACAGTCAAATAGATTTGCGTAACCATTGACACAAAATCAGTGAAGTTGAGCATAGAAGCATATTTGATTATGAAGTGGGGGCAATTAATTTTAGTTATATAACAACAAACTCTatgtcttttttctcttttttaatgGGGCCATGTGAAAAGAATCCATATATAAAGATAGCTCTAATATTAAATATTACTTAGTACTTAGTACTTAGGTGCAGGAAACAAGGCATGTATCTTGCTTTCGTTTCAATTCTCCGCATATACTCAATTTTAATTGTCTATCTATAAAACTCTTCTAATTTTGAAAATTAGAGATTTTAAGTTTGAGTTCCGAAAATGAAGAATATTTTGATAGAAAGTAAATTCCTTATTCTAAATAGGCTTACTGGCGGAATATAAACTAGTTGTGTCAGCGAAATACCTAATGATTAAAAAagctttaaactttaaatttatcTATCGTAATTCATTCAAACGCTTTTTAATATATATAGTTTTCCATGATTATGCTTTTTGATTGTTAATGAACTAAGGtaatcttgttttttttttttctaggaTAGCAACATGTGGGAAGTCTACTTTACTCATGGACATTGAATGGATTATTCTATGGATATTCTAACATTTTGTAATTAGAGTCTCATTGTTTGATTAAAAGATACATCTTCTCCATAATCCATGGAGCATCTTGTCCTTGTTCTTTTGCCCCCTAGGAAAACCACTAAGATTTTGGACTTTCTTGTGCAAACTAAAGATAAATTAGTAAAATTAACCTATTGTAAAAGATTATTTGCATGTGTTCTAGTTTacttatattccatgaattataGATTGTTAACTTTAATTTTCTTTTAGATGATCTGATAATAAAATTATCTCTACGATCAATATACATAAGTACCATAGGCCATAGAAAGAAATGCTTCAAAGCTTAAAGGTTaatattttgtttttttgttttttggacaaatataaaaatatttttcaggatAATCAACTAAAATTCACCTAGTTAGACGAAGtgcataatttttttttctttgaaggCAAGATTAGAAAATAAAAACAATCACCATAATATGTTGATTTGCATAAAATAAGGACTAAGTTTTGAAAATGAAATCCACATTTTCCACAAACTTTAAGTCAAACATATTTTCTTTTCTAGGTAAGCACTTCTTATTTGGGCAAGAACTCTAATGCCATCTTGAATTAGAATAGAGTGTTTGACCATCCCTATTCAAAGTTTCTTTTTGCCTAGTGAAATGGTCTTCTCtatttgcatttatttcttttaaTTAAGAGAATAAAAATCATACTATAACTTTTGATTTGGATAAGTTTCAATTCAAATCTCTAGATTTGGTAAAGGTTCTCCGTTCTTGGTCCAAATAAAAAATGACCAATTGATCAAATGGACCTTGAGTTGTCAGTTTCCTCCCCCAAACTTCTATAAAATGCACTTTCACCCTTCATTCAGTCAAAACTGCGACCTACTACAGTCCTAACTCCCAAGGCACGTTTTTCACATTCTTAATATGGGATTCCAAAGATCAGAGAAGAACATTTATCGCCCAACTACCCAAATGTACATCTTGCAGGAACAAAACTGATTCAATTTGTAatcttattttctcaaaacttAGCCTTAGAAATGTTTAAGTTACTAATAGTTAGATTGTAATCTGAAATTGACTTATTTTGATaagtgtttttttaaaaaaaagtatttttgatgaGAACCAGtttgtatttgactaattaatttgaaaaacacttttgaacagGAGGTCACGAGTTTGAGCTgtgaaaacagcctcttgcagaatgACAGGATAAGACAGCGTAGCATAGTCTAGCCTCTTGAGCAATAATTAGTGTTTAGCCATGATTTTAAAAAGTGTTTCTTTCTCAAAAATGTTTTTCAAAAAGTACTTTAAAAAGAAACTACTACTTCTGCTTATCAAAACTACTTATGCTtctaaccaaaaatatttttcttttccttctaaaagctcgGCCAAAAATACCTTTACTTTGGGAAAAACACTTTTGGCCAAAAAGAAAGCAGTATTAAATAGGCAATTTAGTAAGTTA is a window from the Nicotiana tomentosiformis chromosome 10, ASM39032v3, whole genome shotgun sequence genome containing:
- the LOC104101606 gene encoding probable ribose-5-phosphate isomerase 2; the encoded protein is MAIAYPQFFKPKKVEPSLMVSVSSVNLSQDELKKVAAYKAVEFVESGMVVGLGTGSTAKHAVDKIAELLHTGKLKNIIGIPTSKITHEQAVSLGIPLSDLNKHPIVDLSIDGADEVDQEMNLVKGRGGSLLREKMVEAASKKFIVIVDESKLVNYLGGSGLAMPVEIVPFCWEFTLKRLEMLFIEAGCVGKLRTVGEDGEAYVTDNGNYIIDLYFKKDMGDLKAASDAILRLAGVVEHGMFIDMATTVIVAGKLGVSVTNKE